A stretch of the Negativicoccus succinicivorans genome encodes the following:
- a CDS encoding NAD(P)/FAD-dependent oxidoreductase — protein MADYDVVIIGAGPAGIFTALELADTGQKVLILEKGHDIATRASQNADRATPLEERRRNIVCGWGGAGAFSDGKLTLTTEYGGNLDDFMSKAALQKESDHVDAVYSQYGGADRKVYGDEHAEAIAQLKRRAAAADLALIPARIRHLGTDVNVEILKNMREALAGKVDIRCDTEVTELVFEGGRVQGVKVGDEYIGAKYLVAAPGREGSEWFVTQAKHYGLELSSNAVDIGVRVETPAEIFQHITDIVYESKFLYFSRSFDDQVRTFCMNPNGFVVTENNGGLLTVNGHSYAHKKSPNTNFALLVSKRFTQPFKEPIAYGKSIARLANLLGDGPIVQRLGDLRDGRRSTPERIRRGLVHPTMPSATPGDLSLVLPYRHLVDIMEMFEALDAVAPGANSRHTLLYGVEAKFYSSRLQLSDQLETTIPNFFAAGDGAGITRGLIQASVAGVIVGREIRRRETEAKGGHSHD, from the coding sequence TTGGCCGATTACGACGTGGTCATTATCGGCGCCGGACCCGCCGGAATTTTCACGGCGCTGGAACTGGCCGATACCGGACAAAAAGTCTTAATTCTGGAAAAAGGGCATGACATCGCCACGCGCGCGTCGCAAAACGCGGATCGCGCGACGCCGCTCGAAGAACGCCGCCGCAATATCGTTTGCGGCTGGGGCGGCGCCGGCGCGTTTTCCGACGGCAAGTTGACGCTGACGACGGAATACGGCGGCAACTTGGATGACTTCATGAGCAAGGCCGCCCTGCAAAAAGAGAGCGACCATGTCGATGCCGTATACAGTCAATACGGCGGGGCGGATCGCAAAGTCTACGGCGATGAGCACGCGGAAGCGATCGCGCAGCTGAAACGGCGCGCGGCCGCCGCCGATCTCGCGCTGATCCCGGCGCGCATTCGCCATCTCGGCACGGATGTCAACGTCGAAATCCTGAAGAACATGCGCGAAGCGCTCGCGGGTAAGGTCGATATCCGTTGCGATACGGAAGTGACCGAACTCGTGTTCGAAGGCGGACGCGTGCAAGGCGTCAAAGTCGGCGATGAATATATCGGCGCCAAGTACCTCGTCGCCGCGCCGGGGCGCGAAGGTTCGGAATGGTTCGTGACGCAGGCCAAGCATTACGGTCTCGAACTTTCGAGCAACGCCGTCGATATCGGCGTACGCGTCGAAACGCCCGCGGAAATCTTCCAACACATTACCGATATCGTTTACGAGTCGAAGTTCCTTTACTTCTCGCGCTCATTTGACGATCAGGTGCGCACCTTCTGCATGAATCCGAACGGCTTTGTCGTCACGGAAAACAACGGCGGCCTGTTAACGGTGAACGGACACAGTTACGCGCACAAAAAGAGTCCCAACACGAACTTCGCGCTGCTCGTTTCGAAGCGTTTCACGCAGCCGTTCAAAGAGCCGATCGCGTACGGTAAATCGATCGCTCGTCTCGCCAATCTTTTGGGCGACGGCCCGATCGTGCAGCGCCTCGGCGATCTACGTGACGGACGTCGTTCGACGCCCGAACGGATCCGCCGCGGTCTGGTCCATCCGACGATGCCGTCGGCGACGCCCGGCGATCTCTCGCTGGTACTGCCGTATCGTCATCTGGTCGATATTATGGAAATGTTTGAAGCACTGGATGCCGTCGCGCCCGGAGCAAATTCGCGACACACGCTGTTATACGGCGTGGAAGCGAAATTTTACTCCTCGCGTCTGCAATTATCCGATCAATTGGAAACGACTATTCCCAACTTTTTCGCCGCCGGTGACGGAGCCGGTATCACCCGCGGTCTGATTCAGGCATCTGTCGCCGGCGTCATCGTGGGTCGCGAGATCCGCCGTCGGGAAACCGAAGCCAAAGGAGGCCATTCGCATGATTGA
- a CDS encoding LrgB family protein: MIAIVLSLCGTLAAYYLFKALYLRTGSLWFMPLVLCPIAIVALLLFAGVPYEEYRGGGSILQWLLGPATVAFAVPLYRQQNLIRKYLAELSIVGIVAAITAITTTMGIVHLFGVDESYVLSLAPRSITTPLAMNVSVMLGGNETITAVFVILTGVIGMLMTVAIIRFLNIHNPLLKGLLFGFTAHGTGTARAYEENEKAGVMASVAMIFMGVITALIAPFLVPLLLHIF, translated from the coding sequence ATGATAGCGATTGTACTTTCCCTATGCGGGACGCTGGCGGCGTACTACCTGTTCAAGGCGTTGTACCTGCGCACGGGTTCGCTTTGGTTCATGCCGCTCGTCTTATGTCCGATCGCGATTGTCGCGTTGCTGCTTTTTGCGGGCGTGCCGTATGAGGAATACCGCGGCGGCGGTTCGATTCTGCAGTGGCTGTTGGGACCGGCGACGGTGGCATTCGCCGTACCGCTTTACCGGCAACAAAACTTAATCCGAAAATATCTGGCGGAGCTTTCGATTGTCGGCATCGTCGCGGCCATCACCGCGATCACGACGACGATGGGCATCGTGCATCTCTTCGGCGTGGATGAAAGCTACGTGCTGAGTCTCGCGCCGCGTTCCATCACAACGCCGTTGGCGATGAACGTCTCGGTGATGCTCGGCGGCAATGAAACGATCACGGCGGTGTTCGTCATTTTAACGGGTGTGATCGGCATGTTAATGACAGTTGCGATCATTCGGTTTTTGAATATTCATAATCCCTTACTGAAAGGTCTGCTCTTCGGCTTTACGGCGCACGGCACGGGCACGGCGCGCGCGTACGAAGAAAATGAAAAGGCCGGCGTCATGGCGTCGGTGGCGATGATTTTCATGGGTGTCATCACCGCCCTCATCGCGCCTTTTCTCGTTCCCTTACTCTTGCATATATTTTAA
- a CDS encoding CidA/LrgA family protein has product MWWFRAAWQIVLLSGIFYLSERIVRTIGMPVPGALLGMALLFIALQCKIVRLEWVEDGADLLIRDLLLFFIPPAVGIMQYTDLFGVLGSKLISAVAISILIVLWIISLCTVLVMRARRKGWKRL; this is encoded by the coding sequence ATGTGGTGGTTTAGGGCCGCTTGGCAAATCGTCCTTTTGAGCGGCATTTTTTATTTGAGTGAACGAATCGTACGCACGATCGGCATGCCGGTACCCGGCGCGCTCTTGGGCATGGCGCTGCTGTTCATCGCGCTCCAATGCAAAATCGTGCGCCTGGAATGGGTGGAAGACGGCGCGGATCTTTTAATTCGCGATCTGCTGCTGTTTTTTATTCCACCGGCCGTCGGCATCATGCAGTATACCGATTTGTTCGGTGTGCTCGGCTCGAAATTGATCAGCGCGGTGGCGATCAGCATTCTGATCGTGCTGTGGATCATTTCGCTCTGCACGGTGCTGGTGATGCGCGCGCGACGTAAAGGATGGAAACGGTTATGA
- a CDS encoding LysR family transcriptional regulator — translation MELLHLQYFSEVAHWKSFTRASQSLHISQPSISKAIRALEERWGVQLFHRQGKTIALTDAGEVILPKVEEFLDQYYRLEADIVSPELRRQGKIVLGVAPMVGTIYLPELLRDFSAAYPYLAIELVERPTAVVEELLESGAVHCGFCIVPTINGDHETLFLPREEVHAFLHKDHPLASKEALTIEDLATTKLSTFTNETTLYRNLIRNFQAREMRPQIAIQAYEWSLLAAFADANVGVTLLPEPLGRFVPQLYPNLVDRPLVDTDLAWRAALVWQDKRYAGTVVELFVEYFRMYQGLDTVASAAHKK, via the coding sequence ATGGAGTTGTTGCATTTACAATACTTCAGCGAAGTCGCACACTGGAAATCTTTCACGCGCGCCTCGCAAAGTCTGCACATCAGTCAGCCGTCGATTTCCAAAGCTATCCGCGCGTTGGAAGAGCGTTGGGGCGTGCAACTTTTTCATCGCCAGGGTAAGACGATCGCGCTGACCGATGCGGGCGAAGTCATCCTGCCGAAAGTGGAAGAATTTCTCGACCAATACTATCGGCTGGAGGCGGATATCGTCTCGCCGGAGTTGCGCCGTCAGGGAAAAATCGTCCTCGGCGTCGCGCCGATGGTCGGCACGATTTATCTGCCGGAACTGCTGCGCGATTTTTCCGCCGCGTATCCGTATCTCGCCATCGAACTCGTCGAACGTCCGACGGCGGTCGTGGAAGAACTGCTGGAAAGCGGTGCGGTGCATTGCGGTTTTTGCATCGTTCCGACGATTAACGGCGATCATGAGACGCTGTTTTTGCCGCGCGAAGAAGTACATGCGTTTTTGCACAAAGACCATCCGCTCGCGTCCAAAGAGGCGCTTACCATTGAGGATCTCGCCACGACCAAACTCAGTACGTTTACGAATGAAACCACTTTGTATCGTAATCTTATTCGTAATTTTCAGGCGCGTGAAATGCGGCCGCAAATCGCCATTCAGGCCTATGAATGGAGTTTGCTCGCGGCCTTTGCCGATGCGAATGTCGGCGTCACCTTACTGCCTGAACCGCTCGGGCGATTCGTGCCGCAACTGTATCCGAATCTCGTCGATCGACCGCTCGTCGACACCGACCTTGCCTGGCGCGCCGCGCTCGTTTGGCAGGATAAGCGTTACGCCGGCACCGTCGTCGAACTCTTCGTCGAATATTTCCGCATGTATCAGGGACTCGACACCGTCGCTTCCGCCGCGCATAAAAAATAA
- a CDS encoding methylated-DNA--[protein]-cysteine S-methyltransferase, protein MPTPTPLARYTWSYGQGHATLSASENGLIAFTPAAALAARAHWEAPAEQFDIAGCGFGIEQATNWLDTALLQIDEYLAGTRQHFIVPFDLAGTEFDRAVWRLLQEIPYGETVTYGRVAQALGRPGAARAVANACGRNPLPLFIPCHRVVAQNGPGGYHDSEGVQTKLFLLRHEGVRI, encoded by the coding sequence ATGCCCACACCGACGCCGCTCGCGCGGTACACCTGGTCGTACGGTCAAGGGCACGCCACACTCAGCGCGTCCGAAAACGGTTTGATCGCTTTCACGCCGGCCGCGGCGCTCGCCGCGCGCGCGCATTGGGAAGCTCCCGCCGAACAATTTGATATCGCCGGTTGCGGTTTCGGCATCGAGCAGGCGACCAACTGGCTCGACACCGCGCTCTTGCAAATCGACGAATACCTCGCCGGTACGCGCCAACATTTCATCGTGCCCTTTGACCTTGCCGGCACCGAATTTGATCGGGCGGTCTGGCGCTTGCTGCAGGAAATTCCTTACGGCGAAACCGTCACCTACGGTCGCGTCGCGCAAGCGCTCGGTCGTCCCGGCGCCGCTCGCGCCGTCGCTAACGCCTGCGGCCGCAATCCCCTGCCGCTCTTCATCCCCTGCCACCGCGTCGTCGCGCAAAACGGGCCCGGCGGCTACCATGACAGCGAAGGCGTACAAACGAAATTATTTTTACTGCGCCATGAAGGCGTGCGCATATGA
- a CDS encoding 3'-5' exonuclease, producing the protein MEFIAFDFETATQSPASACSLAVVRFTEDGAQETVAHLFPPPEMKFDDDNIRIHQIRPADVADLPTLAAVWEDFAPYFDGTFCVAHNAKFDTEVLRASLSYYGLTLPSFQYGDTVTLARRVWPDLPSYALNRVGDFLGLTFHHHRADEDALICGEIVRHALRETKHTDAFAMFRELGLGPHAFLGEAGWSQGALF; encoded by the coding sequence ATGGAATTTATCGCTTTTGATTTTGAAACAGCGACGCAGTCGCCCGCCAGCGCCTGCTCGCTCGCTGTCGTGCGTTTCACCGAAGACGGCGCGCAAGAAACTGTCGCGCATTTATTTCCGCCGCCGGAAATGAAATTTGACGATGACAATATCCGCATCCATCAGATTCGTCCCGCCGATGTCGCGGACCTGCCGACGTTAGCCGCCGTTTGGGAGGACTTCGCGCCGTATTTTGACGGCACCTTCTGCGTCGCGCACAATGCTAAATTCGACACGGAAGTTTTGCGCGCGTCACTTTCCTACTACGGACTGACGCTGCCCTCTTTTCAATACGGCGACACCGTCACGCTCGCGCGGCGCGTGTGGCCCGATCTGCCGTCGTACGCGCTAAATCGCGTCGGTGACTTCCTCGGTCTGACATTTCATCATCACCGCGCCGATGAAGACGCACTGATCTGCGGTGAAATCGTCCGTCACGCGTTGCGAGAAACAAAGCATACTGACGCCTTCGCCATGTTCCGAGAACTCGGTCTCGGCCCGCACGCTTTCTTAGGCGAAGCCGGCTGGTCGCAAGGCGCGCTATTCTGA
- a CDS encoding DUF2156 domain-containing protein, whose protein sequence is MLDRFFREHHYEQSECAFGTLFIWQDAFRLAWAVEDDVLFIRAGRYGHEFLLPPFAGENNSFVGGLRKAEDWFAEQHLPFLLKGVSPWVVERMRELCPNCYRYERDRDNFEYIYKTSDLINLPGKSLRQKKNHVNAFRRDYVGYEYVNLGPEHKEECLAVADEWLDEHQTTEDMAAERVGIERVFDNWEALGVKGGAIRIYGKIIAFSIGEYIHPKLAVIHFEKANPNVRGSFQIINQEFVSHAWADTEFINREEDMGIDGLRQAKESYHPDHFAEKYDVYLADGVCEKPLARELGE, encoded by the coding sequence ATTTTAGATCGATTTTTCCGTGAACATCATTATGAACAATCGGAATGCGCCTTCGGTACCCTTTTCATTTGGCAAGACGCGTTTCGCCTAGCCTGGGCGGTCGAAGACGACGTTCTGTTTATTCGCGCGGGTCGGTACGGTCACGAGTTTTTATTACCGCCGTTCGCGGGCGAAAACAATTCTTTTGTGGGGGGACTGCGCAAAGCCGAAGACTGGTTTGCGGAACAACATTTACCGTTTCTTTTGAAAGGTGTTTCACCGTGGGTCGTGGAACGGATGCGAGAGCTGTGTCCGAACTGCTACCGCTATGAACGCGACCGCGATAATTTTGAATACATTTATAAGACAAGCGATTTAATTAACCTGCCGGGCAAGTCGTTGCGGCAAAAGAAAAATCACGTGAACGCGTTTCGGCGGGATTATGTGGGCTACGAGTATGTGAATCTCGGACCGGAGCACAAAGAAGAATGCTTGGCGGTGGCCGATGAATGGCTGGACGAACACCAGACGACGGAAGATATGGCGGCGGAACGGGTCGGCATCGAACGGGTGTTTGACAACTGGGAAGCGCTCGGCGTGAAGGGCGGCGCGATTCGGATTTACGGCAAGATCATCGCGTTTTCGATCGGTGAATATATTCACCCGAAGTTGGCGGTTATTCACTTTGAAAAAGCGAATCCGAATGTGCGCGGCAGTTTCCAAATCATCAATCAGGAATTCGTCAGCCACGCCTGGGCGGATACCGAATTCATCAACCGCGAGGAAGATATGGGGATCGATGGTTTGCGGCAGGCGAAAGAAAGCTACCATCCGGATCATTTCGCGGAAAAATATGACGTGTATTTGGCCGACGGCGTTTGTGAAAAGCCGTTGGCGCGGGAGCTCGGTGAATGA
- a CDS encoding GNAT family N-acetyltransferase gives MIRTAQERDRAAVEALWDYHFEKREEPFFPFYFRECYRPEETLLYTTETGLAAALHLRRYTLSIRGASVPVTYIVGLATHPAARGRGYAGALLRAALEEGNRLGRYANILMPSAAGFYIPRGWSLYCHQWRRRSAFESRAQAYALPTGDIHYEWLAGESSVQPLVDLYRAAMAGVSGCAERDTESFARLVRGQLAEGYAVVAYEGAQPLGYVFFSRQDETLLVGEWIAPTAAGDRALYQFIRQQAGEFKDWVRFAPLDDASYLEWPDGAEHIYTQNETFPFMMIRIADVAKFWSQIPAATAGALNVAVTLPEGATETVRVTAANGRSRVEPTQDAADVTTDIGTLGVMLIGRLTAGALARAGRLTGDAQAIALLDRLYPAQRVYINEWY, from the coding sequence ATGATACGTACGGCGCAAGAGCGTGACCGCGCGGCGGTAGAGGCGCTCTGGGATTACCACTTTGAAAAACGCGAGGAACCGTTTTTTCCATTTTATTTTCGGGAATGCTACCGTCCTGAGGAAACGCTTTTATACACCACGGAAACGGGGCTTGCAGCGGCGTTGCATTTGCGGCGCTACACGCTTTCGATTCGCGGCGCGTCCGTGCCGGTGACATATATCGTGGGACTGGCGACGCATCCGGCGGCGCGCGGGCGCGGCTATGCCGGTGCGCTTTTGCGGGCGGCGCTGGAAGAAGGCAATCGTCTCGGACGCTACGCCAATATTTTGATGCCGTCGGCGGCGGGTTTTTATATCCCGCGCGGCTGGTCGCTGTATTGCCACCAGTGGCGGCGGCGGAGCGCGTTTGAGTCGCGCGCGCAGGCGTACGCGTTACCGACGGGCGATATTCATTACGAATGGTTGGCGGGGGAAAGTTCCGTGCAACCGCTTGTCGATTTATATCGGGCGGCGATGGCGGGCGTTTCCGGCTGCGCCGAGAGGGATACGGAATCGTTTGCGCGACTGGTGCGCGGCCAGCTGGCGGAAGGATACGCGGTAGTCGCGTATGAAGGAGCGCAACCGCTCGGTTATGTATTTTTCTCGCGCCAAGACGAAACATTGCTGGTCGGAGAATGGATCGCGCCGACCGCGGCGGGCGATCGCGCGTTGTATCAATTCATTCGTCAACAGGCGGGCGAGTTCAAAGACTGGGTGCGTTTCGCCCCGCTGGATGACGCTTCCTATCTGGAGTGGCCGGACGGCGCGGAACATATTTACACGCAAAATGAAACGTTTCCGTTCATGATGATTCGCATCGCGGATGTGGCCAAGTTTTGGTCGCAAATTCCGGCGGCGACCGCCGGCGCGCTGAATGTCGCGGTCACATTGCCGGAGGGCGCGACGGAAACGGTTCGCGTAACAGCGGCGAACGGTCGCAGTCGCGTCGAGCCGACGCAAGACGCGGCGGATGTGACGACGGATATCGGCACGCTCGGCGTCATGCTCATCGGACGGCTGACGGCCGGCGCCTTGGCGCGCGCGGGGCGTTTGACGGGGGATGCGCAAGCGATCGCGTTGCTGGATCGATTGTATCCGGCGCAGCGCGTGTATATTAATGAGTGGTATTGA
- the msrA gene encoding peptide-methionine (S)-S-oxide reductase MsrA: MREIYLAGGCFWGLEEVFSRLPGVIATEVGYANSKQAAPSYEDVCTDATGAAETVKVTYDPQKIALTDILGVFFTVIDPYSKNRQGNDIGSQYRTGVYYTDPADESMLEQYFNRLRQRGQESPMTIHETTAARGGKKIQTELLPLENFYTAEEEHQNYLKKHPQGYCHINLAALERAGVITAAETKE; encoded by the coding sequence ATGCGGGAAATTTACTTGGCGGGAGGATGCTTCTGGGGACTGGAAGAAGTGTTTTCACGGTTGCCCGGAGTGATCGCGACGGAAGTCGGCTACGCCAACAGCAAGCAGGCGGCGCCGAGCTATGAAGATGTATGCACGGATGCAACCGGCGCGGCCGAAACGGTCAAGGTAACGTATGATCCGCAAAAGATCGCGTTGACGGACATTCTTGGCGTTTTCTTCACTGTCATTGATCCGTACAGTAAAAATCGTCAGGGCAATGACATAGGCAGTCAATATCGGACCGGCGTGTACTATACCGATCCCGCCGATGAGTCAATGCTGGAGCAATATTTTAACCGCTTGCGGCAACGCGGCCAAGAGAGCCCGATGACGATTCATGAAACAACGGCGGCTCGCGGCGGTAAAAAAATACAGACGGAGTTATTGCCGTTGGAAAATTTTTATACCGCGGAAGAGGAGCATCAAAACTATTTAAAGAAACATCCGCAGGGCTACTGCCATATTAATCTGGCGGCGCTCGAACGCGCCGGCGTGATTACTGCGGCCGAAACGAAGGAGTGA
- a CDS encoding DUF1858 domain-containing protein: MELSNMTYALAVHFATKGDGRKAFLKTAEDAAKMYQASIILQPNGDVTLAGIAADEVAPLLIATGMSPYAEWPRDVVTCDIETPLPLRAVGMEDGWEVFLGDNVFVGFVSMPDDAVRILERAGAFYTNQEKFETLPHFVERIGLDAFRREVLGVEPLTDASALPPEYTSGGDFYNLAYDPAPPTDWDERPAARTLHHGDFVRPDDNLMQILTVYPEMGPLFMEYGMHCIGCVISYDESLWEACQVHGLDIFEIMGEMNEYLADKLGKELITGETPLQELFTMYPQTVSVLQEYGISLPDEMSTTLGALAAEQSVSEVDLLAQIHRKLRKEV; encoded by the coding sequence GTGGAGTTGAGCAATATGACCTATGCGCTGGCGGTTCATTTCGCTACCAAAGGCGACGGACGCAAGGCGTTTTTGAAGACGGCGGAAGACGCGGCGAAAATGTATCAGGCGAGCATCATTCTGCAGCCGAACGGCGATGTGACGCTGGCGGGGATCGCCGCCGATGAAGTCGCGCCGCTATTGATCGCGACGGGCATGTCGCCGTACGCGGAGTGGCCGCGAGATGTCGTCACCTGCGATATCGAGACGCCGTTGCCGTTGCGCGCGGTCGGTATGGAAGACGGTTGGGAAGTATTTCTCGGCGATAATGTCTTTGTCGGTTTCGTGAGCATGCCCGATGATGCGGTGCGGATTTTGGAACGCGCGGGCGCTTTTTACACGAACCAGGAAAAGTTTGAAACGCTGCCGCATTTTGTGGAACGCATCGGGCTGGACGCGTTTCGTCGTGAAGTGCTCGGCGTCGAACCGCTGACGGACGCTTCGGCCTTGCCGCCGGAATACACGTCGGGGGGCGATTTTTACAATCTCGCATATGATCCCGCGCCACCGACCGACTGGGATGAACGCCCGGCGGCGCGGACGCTGCATCACGGCGATTTCGTGCGCCCGGATGACAATTTGATGCAAATTCTGACGGTGTATCCGGAGATGGGTCCGCTGTTTATGGAATACGGCATGCATTGCATCGGCTGCGTCATTTCCTACGATGAAAGTCTGTGGGAAGCGTGCCAGGTGCACGGCCTCGATATTTTTGAAATCATGGGCGAAATGAATGAATACCTGGCCGACAAACTCGGCAAGGAACTGATCACGGGGGAGACGCCGCTGCAGGAGTTATTCACCATGTATCCGCAGACGGTGAGCGTACTGCAGGAATACGGCATTTCGTTGCCCGATGAAATGTCCACGACCTTGGGCGCGCTCGCGGCGGAGCAGTCTGTCAGCGAAGTCGATCTTTTGGCGCAAATTCATCGTAAATTGCGCAAGGAGGTCTGA